The Ignavibacteriales bacterium genomic sequence ATGAAACTTGATGGAAAAGATCTTTATGTTCAGCACGATATTAACCGGAATATTTTCGGAAATAATGAACAGATTCTTGCCAAGCTTAATACTGATTCTTATCCTTTGCCTCTAACATTCAGGATCGGTATTGCTATGGATGCAATTAATACAGATATGCATCGTATTACTATTGGCGCCGATGCCCTTCATCCAAGTGATAATTCTGAATCATTAAATATTGGTGGTGAATACAATTTTATGAAAATAATATCTTTGCGTGCTGGTTATAAAGCGCTATTCCAGGATCAAAGTGAAGAAGGTTTAACGTTAGGCGCCGGACTTAGTTATGAGTTTAATTCCGGAGTGGGATTGATGGTGGACTACGCCTATCAGGATTTTGGAATACTAAAATATACACAGCATTTTTCATTAGGAATAAAATTTTAATTCCCGGATGAAAAGGAGAAAATAAAAGGATATTTTATTTCGGAAAGTTGAAGGATATAAATTTGGTCTTTACCTATTTTATCGAAAGAGTTATTAATGGTATTATTCTGGAAAGATGAATTCTTTAATTAGTCTTCAAAATATGTTCAATACTTTGTTCCTTGAAAATAATATGAAACAATGAAATGTTATTTGTCTTTTTTGCATTTTGAAATTAGATAAGTTCCCAATAAAGACTAAAATATTTTCTGTAAAAAGTTCTTTGCAGAAAACAAAATTTATTTTATTTTACACTTAACTTTTTATAAATAAATCAGGAGGAGCTCTATTATGATGAAACGTATTCTATCTATTTTTACTGTATTGGTTATGTTTGTTTCAATTAGTAATGCACAATGGACGAATCAGGGTGCATGGCCTAATGCAAGTTTGCTTGGTGATGGAAGTCATGGAATTGCTGTTGATCCGGATGGTAAAGTTTGGAATCAAACTTTTTCTCCAACAAAACTATGGACGGGAACAGATACCATTGTTGTTCGTCAAATTTTGGTATTTAATGCAGATGGAAGCCCCGCATCATTTTCACCTATTTGGCGTGGTACTATTAACGGGGTTGTGGATACTTTAAAAGGAAGCAATGTACGTGGTATGCGAAAGGACCTCGATGGAAATATTCTTTATGTAGATGGATTGAAAAATATGTACCGGTTTAATTATAAAACCGGGGAAATGATGAATAAAGTTAAACTGGGTGATAACGGATTGGCTACTTCGCCTCTATGCCCTGCAGTAGATGCGGCTGGCAATATTTTCGTGGGTGGTGTTGTTGCACCTGCTCCAGTGCTGGTTTACGATAAAGATTTCAACTATCTATATAATGCTCTTGATGCTTCCCAAGGTTATGCAAGAACAATGGAAGTATCCGCAGATGGCAACACAATATACTGGTGCTCTTATACTTTAGCAGGTATTTATATTTATCATCGTGCAGATGAATTTTCTGCTTATGACTCTGTTGGGTTAATCCCTGGTTTTAAAACTGAATCCATTGTTTGGCATCCAGTTACAAAACATCTTTGGGCTTCTGGTGGTTCATGGTTTTCTCCTGCTGGCGCATTAAGTGCAACATATCAACTATCAAACAATACATGGTATGAATTGAACCTGGATAATATGACAGTGACAGATAGTATGAAATGGATTTATACAACACCCGATAGTCCGGATGAAAGACCTCGCGCAATTGATTTTAGCCCGGATGGTAAGACTGCCTATGTTGGATGTTTTGGTACAAGTGGATACCCACTAATGCAAAAAATTATCTACACTGGAACAGGTGTTGAAAAAGTTTCTGACATTGTTACCAAGTATGAATTAGGACAAAATTATCCAAACCCATTTAACCCAAGTACAACAATTAAGTTTAGCGTGCTTGAAACTGGATTGGTTACTTTAAAAGTTTATAACACACTTGGTCAGGAAGTTGCAACCTTGTTGAATGAAGTTAAAGGTGCGGGTATTTACGAAACCAATTTTGATGCTTCTAAATTAACAAGCGGAACTTATATTTATACGATTACAACTGCAAACTTTTCTTCATCAAGAAAGATGTTGCTTATTAAGTAATTTTTAGCATTTACTATTTTTAAAAGCCGGTTTATCCAGCCTGTTTTAGGCAGGAATGTAACCGGCTTTTTTACTTTAAATACTAGTAAACCTTTAATGCGACATAAATAAAATTCATCATTTAATTGAGACAAAATCCAATTTATATCCAGCAAGGTATACTAAAATTATTACTAACAAAAGTAAGTCTAAAAGTCGCAATGCCTAATTCAAATTAAAAGTTGATTCTTTTATTATCTAAATTTTTGATTAGGATATTATTTGAATTATTTACTATCTTTACACTGAATTTAAGAGGGGTAAACGTTGGAAGGATATATATTATTGCTTTAATTAATTATTAATATTTTTTAAAAAAGGGTTTGTAAAAAACAAAAATTATTCTATTTTAGCACTAACGATTCATAAACAATTAGGAGGAGTTCTATAATGATGAAACGTATTCTATCTCTTTTTGCACTTTTGGTTCTGTTCGCTTCAATTAGTCAAGCTCAGTGGACAAACCAGGGTCCTTGGCCCGATGGTAAAATTTCGGACCTTCATGGAATTGCTGTAGATCCTGATGGTAAGGTTTGGGCAGCTCCATATACATTTACCGTTGATAGTCTTGTTGGACCACCAACTAGATATCTTAAACCCATTTTTGTTTACAATCCTGATGGAACAGAAGCATCATTTTCACCAATTAAATTTCTTACAATTGGTGGCGTTGTAGATACTTTAAGATATTCCTGCCGCGGTATGAATGCCGATGCAGAAGGGAATATTCTTTTTGTGGATGGCTTTTGGAGTATGTATAAAATCAATTACAAAACTGGAGAAGGAATGCTAAAGTTAGCAGGCGACCTTCCTTGGTCTCCAACTGCTCCTGTTTCAGATGCTGCTGGTAATATTTATGTTGGCGCTGTTTTAGGTGGAAATCCTGTTCAAATATACGATAAAGATTTTAACTTTATTCAAAATGCTGTTGATGTCATTCCAGATTATGGTAGAACATTGGCAGTCAGTTCTGACGGCAATACATTGTATATACCAAGGTTTGGTAAGAAATTAACTTACGTATATCAACGTGCCGATGAATTTTCAGCATATGATTCTGTCGGTGTTATATTTGATGGTGGTATGACCGAATCGATGACATGGCATCCAATCACAAAAAATTTGTGGGCAAGCTGCGGTTCTTATTTTGATAAACCAACCAAACCCCCATATACTCCAAATTCATGGTATGGTTTAAACCTTACTTCAGGTGTTCTTACAGATAGTTTTTATTTAGCACCTTCAACTGCAACACCAGAAAATGAAAGACCACGTGGTATTGCCTTCAGTCCTGATGGAATGACAGCATACGTAGGAACATTTGGTGGAAGCGGAATGCCGTTTATATCAAAATTCACAAAAGGCGGCGGTGCAGCAATTCCTGTTACATTCCAGGTTGATTTATCTGTTCAGGAAGCACTTGGCAATTTTACTCCAGGTACCGATCAGGTTGTGGTACGTGGTAGCTTCCAGATAGATGCTGGCGATGCTGCTGATTGGGCTGGTACAATGTTCACATGTACAGATCCAAATGCTGATAAAATTTATACTGTTACTGCAAATTTACCAGATGCTAAAGCAGGAACAGCTTATGCATTTAAATTTGTTATCATTAAAGGTGGTACCGACAATTGGGAAGGTATTTCTGATAGACCATTTACATTAACCGGTCCTACCCAAACTCTTGACGTCGTATTTTTCAATAATGTTGATAAAGTTGGCAAAGAAATCGACGTTACATTTTCTGCTAATATGGAATATGAAATAGTTTCCGGTCGTTTTAATACTGCTACCGATACTATGACTGTTAGAGGAAGCTTTAACGGATGGAGCGGTACTGATTTAATGTCACCAAATCCAACCAGTCCAAATTTCTATGAAATTACAAAGAAATATACTGTTGCTGCTGGTGAAACTTGGAATTATAAATATGCCTGGATTTACGGAGCAGGCGGTGTAAATTGGGAAGGCGATCCTAACAAGACCTATACCTTTACTCAAGATGATTTAAATGCTGGTTCTGCATTTATTGAACGTACCTATAATGACAATACTCCAGAAACAATTACTAATTTCCCTGTTACAGTTAAATTCCAGGTAGATGTAACTAATGCAGTTTCTTCAGTTACAGGTAATGCATTTACATCAGTTGATAATGTATTTATCGCTGGCGCTGTTCCTCCACTAAAATGGCCTGGTGGTGGATGGCCCGATGCTGATTTAGCATTAGTTCATTTCTTATATGATGATGCTACACATGGCGATAAAGTTGCTGGTGATAAAATATGGACAGTTGATTTAGTGTTCCCACAGTATTCACCTTTACGTATACAGTACAAATACGGTGCTAACTGGGGATTACCTTCAAATACCGGTGCTAATGATAACGAATCATCAGTAGGTACTGATCACTTTATCAACCTTACACCTCAATTAACAACTGCCGAAGTTCTGAATATTTGGAGTACGATGGGTGATACACCTCTTGGTGTTGAAAAATTACCAGAGCTTCCAGTTAAGTATGAATTAGCTCAAAACTATCCAAACCCATTTAACCCGAATACAACTATTAAGTTTAGTGTTTTGGAAAGTGGTATGGTTACTTTAAAAGTTTACAATTCTCTTGGACAAGAAGTTGCTACATTGTTAAACGAAGTAAAGAGTGCTGGTGTTTATGAAACTAATTTTGATGCTTCAAAATTAACCAGTGGTACTTATATCTATAAGATCACAACACCTCAATTCTCTTCTACAAGAAAGATGATGTTAGTAAAGTAATTGTAAGCAAGTTACTTTTTATTAAAGCCGATCTGACCAGCCTACTGCAGGCAGGAATATGATCGGCTTTTTTTGTTTAAGGGAATTTTAATATGGTAAGAAAATTAAATAACAGGCAAAATAAAACCGGGCAAATAAAAAAAAGAATTCCGGTTCCACAAAAACCACCCAAGATTGAACCAATTAAAAAGAAATATAAACGGGCAGAAAAGAAAAAGTTAATAGAAAAAGTAGCAGAAGAGTAATGCCCAAAACTTCAATCATAATTTCTTTCTATAATAAAATTGATTATTTGAAACTAGTACTTGCCGGTTTGCAGCGGCAATCATTCAATGATTTTGAAATTATTATTGCAGATGATGGTTCCGATCAGAATTCCGTTAAAGCAGTTGAAAATATTAGCCGAAAAATGAATTATCAAATGATTCATCTTTGGCAGGAAGATAAGAAATTCAGAAAGAATAAAATCTTAAATAAAGCAATTGTTGCAAGCAATTCTGATTATTTAATTTTTATTGATGGTGACTGCGTTCCGCATAAAGAATTTATCCGGGAGCATTTTGTGAATAGGGAAGACAATGTTTGCTTAACAGGCAGAAGAGTAAATCTTTCGGAAAGATTAACTAATATTGTTTCAGAGGAAAAAATCCTAAATGGTTATCTTGATAAAAATATTTCTAAATTAATCTTTGATGGATTATTTGGGAAATCGGTTGATATTGAAAAGGGATTTTACTTCAAATCGAAATTACTGAGAAAAATATTTAATAAAAAGAAACGAGGAATTTTAGGATGTAACTTTTCAATTTATAAAAAAGATATAATTGCCATAAACGGTTTTGACGAAAGATATGAAGCACCTTCGATTGGAGAAGATAGTGATGTTCAATTTCGATTGGAATTGAATTCAATAAAAATAAAATCATTAAATAATATTGCTGTTCAATATCATCTATATCATAAAATTCAGCCCCGTCCAAAAGAAAATTTATTGCTGTTCGAAAAAGTAAAGTTGAGCGAGCAATATTTCGCACAATTTGGAATAAACAAACCAGAATAAACTTTTTTCTTCCCCAACTTTGCTTAGTTGACCATTCTCACTAAATAAAGCAAAAACAAATAATACATAAATAAACGTTGTGTAATTCCATTAAATACCTTATATTTTTAGTGTATTAAATTATATACTTAATAAAATAAGGGATAACATGTTGGACGATATTGATATTAAAATCTTAAAAGCACTACAAGCTAATGGACGTGTTAAAAGAAATGAGATAGCTGAACAAATCGGACTATCAATTCCTTCCATTAGCGAACGCCTTCATAAGCTTGAAGAAAAAAAAATAATTGAAGGTTATTACACCAAGCTGAACAGAAAAGCATTTGGTTATGATATTATGGTTTTTATTTTAGTTTATATGGAATCATCCAAGTTTTACAAAGAGTTCATTCATAATGTAGAAAAGAATCCTCAGATACTTGAGTGCCATTCAATTTTAGGGCAAGGTTCTCATATTGTTAAAGCAGTTGTTAAAGATTCAGAATCACTTGAAAAACTTTTAGCTCAGATTCAATCGTGGCACGGTGTAACAAGGACAGTTACAAGTTTTACATTATCAACAGTTAAAGAAACTACAGTTTTGGATATTTAAATAAATTATAAACAAACAGGGAAAAGATAACATGGCAAAAGAAAAAGCAACTGGTTCTCCAGTTAGTAAAGTGTTGGATTTTATTAAATCTAACAAAATTAAATTTGTGGATTTTAAGTTTATGGATATGCCCGGACAGTGGCAGCATCTTACTGTTCCTCAGGAACAACTTGAAGCCGATTCATTTATTAATGGTTTTGGATTTGATGGCTCTTCTATCCGCGGCTGGAAAGCAATTAACGAAAGTGATATGCTGATTATACCAGATCCGACAACAATGTTTGTGGATTCATTCGTAGTAGAACCAACCATCAGTTTAATCTGCGATGTTTACGAGCCAGCAACAAAAGAAAAATATTCCAGGTGTCCGAGAAATATTGCTCAAAAAGCGGCGGCTTATCTGCAATCAACTGGAATTGCGGATACTGCTTATTTCGGTCCCGAAGCAGAATTTTTTGTGTTTGATGATGTTCGTTTCGATACGCAGGCGAACTCCAGTTACTATTTTGTTGATTCAATTGAAGGCAAATGGAACAGCGGAAGAGTTGAAAATCCTAACTTAGGTTATAAACCAAGATATAAGGAAGGATATTTTCCTGTTCCACCAACAGATGCGCTTATGGATTTGAGAAATGAAATGTGCGTGAATTTAATGAATGCCGGAATACACGTTGAAGCACAGCATCACGAAGTAGCAAGCGGTGGACAGTGTGAAATTGATCTGCGTTTTGAACCTTTGTTGAAAGCCGCCGATCAATTGCTTCTATTTAAGTATATAGTCAAGAATACGGCTAAGAAAAACAACAAGACGGTAACTTATATGCCTAAACCTATTGTTGGCGATAATGGAAGCGGAATGCACGTTCATACCAGTTTGTGGAAAAATGGTAAACCATTGTTTGCCGGAACAGGTTATGCCGGCTTAAGTGAAATGGCTCTGTACTTTATTGGTGGTTTGTTGAAACATGCTCCATCACTTTTAGCATTTACAAATCCTACTACAAATTCTTATAAACGATTAGTCCCGGGATTTGAAGCACCTGTTAATTTAGCATACTCACAAAGAAATAGAAGTGCGTCGATTAGAATTCCGATGTACTCCACAAGCCCAAAAGCAAAAAGAGTTGAGTTCAGATGCCCCGATCCTTCTGCAAATCCTTACCTGGCTTTCTCTGCAATTTTAATGGCAGGTTTGGATGGAGTTATGAATAGAATAGATCCAGGTAATCCGCTTGATAAAGATATTTACGATATGGAACCGGAAGAATTAAAAGATGTTCCTTCAACACCTGGTAGCTTGGAAGAAGCATTAAAACATTTAGCTGATGATCATGAGTTTTTAACCAGGGGTGATGTTTTTACCGAAGATGTAATTGAAACCTGGATTAAATATAAAATTAATAAGGAAATTAAACCGATGGCTTTGCAGCCGCATCCATATGAGTTCGCACTTTATTATGATGTTTAAATAGTTCGCCTCATTTTCCAAAACTCTGTGCATTTTTTTATGCGCGGAGTTTTTGGTGTTAAACTGAAAGTTTAATTTCATTTGTGCGCTTTGATTTAGGAAACTGACTTTTCAATCCATTTTGTACAAGAACGCCAGTACCCAAAATAATATCTTCAAATTTTACAACTTGCTGCCCTGGTAAACATGATTTTGTTTTAACGATTCCACCGTTCATATAATCTTTTAACTGGTTTTCATCTGAAAGCTGGAAAATATTTTTTGTAATTTCATCCGCTAAAAACTGAGCGGCAAAGGAATGCAGATGTGTTTTTCCATGTTTATCAAACAAACCAAGACGCGTACCTATCCTTGTGAATAAACCTGGATTTGCATCGTTCCAATTTTTATCAGTAAAAAAAATGTCATCACTTTTTAGCAAATAATTAAACTCCTGCCAAATATCTTTTCTAATACCGAATGTTTCACTCAAATTTTCTACAGCAGATGTTATCAATTTATTTTTATGGTTTAGTAATTTTAAGTTTGATTCCTTTAATTCCATTGGTTTTGATGATTCAACTTCTCCAATTTTTTTCATCTTGATAATAAAGAAACCATCAGAATCTACTTCCCATGGTAATATCCTTCTTGCTTTGGTTAATGCAGGATTTAATTTTTCTCCCTTATACGAAGTAAATGCTTCCTCTGATTTAATTGGCAATTCAATGTCCATAACTTCAAGAGGATATTTGTTTAGAACATGATTGAGCACTAACTCATTTTCCTCCGGAGTTAAAGTGCAGGTAGAATAAACTATTTCACCACCAATCTTTGCCATCTTGATTGCAGAAGTTAAGATCATTAATTGCATCTTTGTTAAATTCTCAACTCGTTCAGTTGACCACCAATTACTAACTTCACCCTTTTTTTGAACAACACCCAGCGCGCTGCAGGGCGCATCAACAAGAATTTTATCGAAGTAATTATGATAGATACGGTTTAACCATTCACCCCTGAACTGAATTACTCCAATGTTTATCAGGCTCATTTTATCAATGTTATGGATGAGCATTTTAATTCTATCCAGATTTGGTTCATTAGAAATTATTGTTCCTTTGTTGTTCATAAGATCGGCTATCTCGGTGGTTTTAGATCCTGGAGCCGAACAAAGGTCCAATACAATGTCATTTTCATTTGGAGAAAGAATTAAGGGAGGAACCATTGATGATTTACTTTGAACATAATATTTACCAATAATTGATTCCAACGTTTTACCAATTATCTCAACACCAGAAATAATTTTATAAGCGTTTGGTAATTCGTTAACTTTTTCTAATTGAATTCCATATTTGCTTAATCGATTTATAAGAAATTCATCTGGTAGATTGCTTTTTTTCAGTCTAATGTAAGTTGAGGGTTCGGTACTGACAAACTCGAAGTACTTCTTAGCAATGTTATCTCCATACAAGGAAGAAATATATTTAACAATGTTATCGCTCAGTTTTATCAAGTATGTTCAATTCCTTTAATATCTTTTTAAATTGAGAGAATTAAATATCTTGTTGGAAACTTCATAAAGATTTGCAGATTTGGGGAATTGCTTTTTGAACTCTTTTTCTATCGCTTTTAACTTCCCGTCAATTAATTTTTCATATACTTTTACTGCATTTTTTATTTCAGCTTTATCCTTGGGAATTGTTACCACGACGGATTTGTACCTATTTGAATATAAAATGTATTTTGCTATTGACAAATCATCCACCAACATTATTGAATTCCCGTCCTTATCCAAAATTTCGAACTTTCCAAACAATTCCTGACCTAAGACTAAATTTTTATCAGGTAGTTTAATTGTTGTGCATTCGATACTATCGATAAAATCATCTGGAAAATTTTTTATTTTTTCCGATGATAATTTGTTAACCCATTCGCTAATAAATTCTTGTCCAGTCATTGTCCCGTCAATTAGTCGGCTTCAATTTAATTAATTGAAGCATCAATCCAAAAGAATTTTCTTAAAGAACAATTGTGCGTTCAGTTATTTGTTTAATTAGAATATTTTTTTATATATAAATTGCAACTGGGGTGATCCATCCTTTGCAAAAAATCATTGATTACATTAAATTAAAATCAAAATATATTTTTATTGATCTAAAATAGAGGAGAGAAGAATTGAAAATTTTAGTCACAGGCGGCGCCGGTTACATCGGGTCTCACGTTGTAAGAATGCTTTTAGAAAAAAATCATGAAGTTGTTATCATCGATAACTTATCAAGAGGGCATATAGAATCTGTACCAGCAGGAGTTGAATTCGAACAAGTTGATTTACTTGATTCCAATAAACTTCAATCTGCAATAAGTAAACATCAGGTAGATGCTGCCATACACTTTGCTGCCTTTGCATATGTCGGTGAATCAGTTGAAAATCCCGGTTTGTATTATGCTAATAATGTAGTCGGAAGCATAAATCTGATTAACGCACTTCATAAGAATAATGTTAAGAAAATTGTTTTCTCTTCTACATGTTCACTTTATGGAAATCCTGAACGCGTTCCAATTTCTGAGGATGAAAGCTTGAAACCGATAAATCCTTACGCAAAAACAAAATTTATGA encodes the following:
- a CDS encoding T9SS type A sorting domain-containing protein; translated protein: MMKRILSIFTVLVMFVSISNAQWTNQGAWPNASLLGDGSHGIAVDPDGKVWNQTFSPTKLWTGTDTIVVRQILVFNADGSPASFSPIWRGTINGVVDTLKGSNVRGMRKDLDGNILYVDGLKNMYRFNYKTGEMMNKVKLGDNGLATSPLCPAVDAAGNIFVGGVVAPAPVLVYDKDFNYLYNALDASQGYARTMEVSADGNTIYWCSYTLAGIYIYHRADEFSAYDSVGLIPGFKTESIVWHPVTKHLWASGGSWFSPAGALSATYQLSNNTWYELNLDNMTVTDSMKWIYTTPDSPDERPRAIDFSPDGKTAYVGCFGTSGYPLMQKIIYTGTGVEKVSDIVTKYELGQNYPNPFNPSTTIKFSVLETGLVTLKVYNTLGQEVATLLNEVKGAGIYETNFDASKLTSGTYIYTITTANFSSSRKMLLIK
- a CDS encoding T9SS type A sorting domain-containing protein, encoding MMKRILSLFALLVLFASISQAQWTNQGPWPDGKISDLHGIAVDPDGKVWAAPYTFTVDSLVGPPTRYLKPIFVYNPDGTEASFSPIKFLTIGGVVDTLRYSCRGMNADAEGNILFVDGFWSMYKINYKTGEGMLKLAGDLPWSPTAPVSDAAGNIYVGAVLGGNPVQIYDKDFNFIQNAVDVIPDYGRTLAVSSDGNTLYIPRFGKKLTYVYQRADEFSAYDSVGVIFDGGMTESMTWHPITKNLWASCGSYFDKPTKPPYTPNSWYGLNLTSGVLTDSFYLAPSTATPENERPRGIAFSPDGMTAYVGTFGGSGMPFISKFTKGGGAAIPVTFQVDLSVQEALGNFTPGTDQVVVRGSFQIDAGDAADWAGTMFTCTDPNADKIYTVTANLPDAKAGTAYAFKFVIIKGGTDNWEGISDRPFTLTGPTQTLDVVFFNNVDKVGKEIDVTFSANMEYEIVSGRFNTATDTMTVRGSFNGWSGTDLMSPNPTSPNFYEITKKYTVAAGETWNYKYAWIYGAGGVNWEGDPNKTYTFTQDDLNAGSAFIERTYNDNTPETITNFPVTVKFQVDVTNAVSSVTGNAFTSVDNVFIAGAVPPLKWPGGGWPDADLALVHFLYDDATHGDKVAGDKIWTVDLVFPQYSPLRIQYKYGANWGLPSNTGANDNESSVGTDHFINLTPQLTTAEVLNIWSTMGDTPLGVEKLPELPVKYELAQNYPNPFNPNTTIKFSVLESGMVTLKVYNSLGQEVATLLNEVKSAGVYETNFDASKLTSGTYIYKITTPQFSSTRKMMLVK
- a CDS encoding glycosyltransferase, with protein sequence MPKTSIIISFYNKIDYLKLVLAGLQRQSFNDFEIIIADDGSDQNSVKAVENISRKMNYQMIHLWQEDKKFRKNKILNKAIVASNSDYLIFIDGDCVPHKEFIREHFVNREDNVCLTGRRVNLSERLTNIVSEEKILNGYLDKNISKLIFDGLFGKSVDIEKGFYFKSKLLRKIFNKKKRGILGCNFSIYKKDIIAINGFDERYEAPSIGEDSDVQFRLELNSIKIKSLNNIAVQYHLYHKIQPRPKENLLLFEKVKLSEQYFAQFGINKPE
- a CDS encoding Lrp/AsnC family transcriptional regulator; its protein translation is MLDDIDIKILKALQANGRVKRNEIAEQIGLSIPSISERLHKLEEKKIIEGYYTKLNRKAFGYDIMVFILVYMESSKFYKEFIHNVEKNPQILECHSILGQGSHIVKAVVKDSESLEKLLAQIQSWHGVTRTVTSFTLSTVKETTVLDI
- the glnA gene encoding type I glutamate--ammonia ligase, which translates into the protein MAKEKATGSPVSKVLDFIKSNKIKFVDFKFMDMPGQWQHLTVPQEQLEADSFINGFGFDGSSIRGWKAINESDMLIIPDPTTMFVDSFVVEPTISLICDVYEPATKEKYSRCPRNIAQKAAAYLQSTGIADTAYFGPEAEFFVFDDVRFDTQANSSYYFVDSIEGKWNSGRVENPNLGYKPRYKEGYFPVPPTDALMDLRNEMCVNLMNAGIHVEAQHHEVASGGQCEIDLRFEPLLKAADQLLLFKYIVKNTAKKNNKTVTYMPKPIVGDNGSGMHVHTSLWKNGKPLFAGTGYAGLSEMALYFIGGLLKHAPSLLAFTNPTTNSYKRLVPGFEAPVNLAYSQRNRSASIRIPMYSTSPKAKRVEFRCPDPSANPYLAFSAILMAGLDGVMNRIDPGNPLDKDIYDMEPEELKDVPSTPGSLEEALKHLADDHEFLTRGDVFTEDVIETWIKYKINKEIKPMALQPHPYEFALYYDV
- a CDS encoding RsmB/NOP family class I SAM-dependent RNA methyltransferase, translating into MIKLSDNIVKYISSLYGDNIAKKYFEFVSTEPSTYIRLKKSNLPDEFLINRLSKYGIQLEKVNELPNAYKIISGVEIIGKTLESIIGKYYVQSKSSMVPPLILSPNENDIVLDLCSAPGSKTTEIADLMNNKGTIISNEPNLDRIKMLIHNIDKMSLINIGVIQFRGEWLNRIYHNYFDKILVDAPCSALGVVQKKGEVSNWWSTERVENLTKMQLMILTSAIKMAKIGGEIVYSTCTLTPEENELVLNHVLNKYPLEVMDIELPIKSEEAFTSYKGEKLNPALTKARRILPWEVDSDGFFIIKMKKIGEVESSKPMELKESNLKLLNHKNKLITSAVENLSETFGIRKDIWQEFNYLLKSDDIFFTDKNWNDANPGLFTRIGTRLGLFDKHGKTHLHSFAAQFLADEITKNIFQLSDENQLKDYMNGGIVKTKSCLPGQQVVKFEDIILGTGVLVQNGLKSQFPKSKRTNEIKLSV